Proteins from a single region of Gorilla gorilla gorilla isolate KB3781 chromosome 16, NHGRI_mGorGor1-v2.1_pri, whole genome shotgun sequence:
- the PEAK1 gene encoding inactive tyrosine-protein kinase PEAK1 isoform X3 gives MSACNTFTEHVWKPGECKNCFKPKSLHQLPPDPEKAPITHGNVKTNANHSNNHRIRNTGNFRPPVAKKPTIAVKPTMIVADGQSICGELSIQEHCENKPVIIGWNRNRAALSQKPLNNNNEDDEGISHVPKPYGNNDSAKMSNNNNGLTEVLKEIAGLDTAPQIRGNETNSRETFLGRINDCYKRSLERKLPPSCMIGGIKETQGKHVILSGSTEVISNEGGRFCYPEFSSGEESEEDVLFSNMEEEHESWDESDEELLAMEIRMRGQPRFANFRANTLSPVRFFVDKKWNTIPLRNKSLQRICAVDYDDSYDEILNGYEENSVVSYGQGSIQSMVSSDSTSPDSSLTEESRSETASSLSQKICNGGISPGNPGDSKDMKEIEPNYESPSSNNQDKDSSQASKSSIKVPETHKAVLALRLEEKDGKIAVQTEKEESKASTDVAGQAVTINLVPTEEQAKPYRVVNLEQPLCKPYTVVDVSAAMASEHLEGPVNSPKTKSSSSTPNSPVTSSSLTPGQISAHFQKSSAIRYQEVWTSSTSPRQKIPKVELITSGTGPNVPPRKNCHKSAPTSPTATNISSKTIPVKSPNLSEIKFNSYNNAGMPPFPIIIHDEPTYARSSKNAIKVPIVINPNAYDNLAIYKSFLGTSGELSVKEKTTSVISHTYEEIETESKVPDNTTSKTTDCLQTKGFSNSTEHKRGSVAQKVQEFNNCLNRGQSSPQRSYSSSHSSPAKIQRATQEPVAKIEGTQESQMVGSSSTREKASTVLSQIVASIQPPQSPPETPQSGPKACSVEELYAIPPDADVAKSTPKSTPVRPKSLFTSQPSGEAEAPQTTDSPTTKVQKDPSIKPVTPSPSKLVTSPQSEPPPPFPPPRSTSSPYHAGNLLQRHFTNWTKPTSPTRSTEAESVLHSEGSRRAADAKPKRWISFKSFFRRRKTDEEDDKEKEREKGKLVGLDGTVIHMLPPPPVQRHHWFTEAKGESSEKPAIVFMYRCDPAQGQLSVDQSKARTDQAAVMEKGRAENALLQDSEKKRSHSSPSQIPKKILR, from the exons atgtctgcttGTAACACCTTTACTGAACATGTTTGGAAACCTGGTGAATGCAAGAATTGCTTTAAACCTAAAAGTTTGCACCAGCTTCCCCCAGACCCTGAGAAGGCACCCATCACCCATGGCAATGTGAAAACTAATGCCAATCACAGTAACAACCACCGCATCAGGAACACGGGCAATTTCCGGCCTCCTGTGGCTAAAAAACCCACTATAGCTGTGAAGCCCACTATGATAGTGGCAGATGGGCAAAGTATATGTGGTGAGCTTAGCATCCAAGAACACTGTGAGAACAAACCTGTCATCATAGGGTGGAACCGAAACAGAGCTGCTTTGAGTCAGAAACCACTTAACAATAATAATGAAGATGATGAAGGAATTAGCCATGTTCCTAAGCCTTATGGCAATAATGATAGTGCAAAGATGTCAAATAACAATAATGGACTAACTGAAGTGTTAAAGGAGATAGCAGGCTTGGATACTGCCCCTCAGATAAGAGGAAATGAAACAAACTCCAGAGAAACATTCTTGGGAAGAATAAATGATTGCTATAAACGATCATTGGAAAGAAAGCTTCCACCAAGTTGCATGATAGGTGGGATAAAGGAAACTCAGGGCAAGCATGTTATTCTGAGTGGGAGCACAGAAGTGATTAGTAATGAAGGGGGCCGGTTCTGTTACCCAGAGTTTTCCAGTGGCGAGGAGAGTGAAGAGGATGTACTTTTCAGTAACATGGAGGAGGAGCACGAGAGTTGGGATGAGAGTGATGAAGAGCTGTTGGCCATGGAGATTCGCATGAGAGGGCAACCTCGCTTTGCCAACTTCAGAGCAAACACTTTGTCTCCTGTTCGATTCTTTGTGGACAAAAAATGGAATACCATCCCCCTGCGAAACAAGTCTCTGCAGAGAATCTGTGCTGTGGACTATGATGACAGCTATGATGAAATCCTGAATGGTTATGAGGAAAATTCTGTGGTCTCTTATGGACAAGGAAGCATTCAGAGCATGGTGTCATCTGACTCCACATCACCAGATTCTTCTTTAACAGAAGAATCACGTTCTGAGACAGCCAGTAGTTTATCCCAGAAGATTTGCAATGGGGGAATATCTCCTGGTAACCCAGGAGATTCTAAGGACATGAAGGAAATTGAGCCCAATTATGAAAGTCCCTCTAGTAATAATCAGGATAAAGATTCATCACAAGCTTCCAAAAGCTCAATAAAAGTTCCAGAGACCCACAAAGCAGTCCTTGCTCTCCGATTAGAAGAGAAAGATGGCAAGATTGCTGTACAAACTGAGAAGGAAGAAAGTAAAGCCTCTACAGATGTTGCTGGGCAAGCAGTAACCATAAACCTTGTCCCCACAGAAGAGCAAGCAAAACCTTACCGAGTTGTGAATCTGGAACAGCCATTGTGCAAGCCATATACTGTCGTGGATGTGTCTGCAGCCATGGCCAGTGAGCACCTCGAGGGCCCTGTTAACAGCCCCAAGACAAAAAGCTCATCCTCTACTCCAAACTCTCCAGTCACATCATCTTCATTGACACCAGGACAAATAAGTGCCCATTTCCAAAAATCCAGTGCAATTCGATACCAAGAAGTATGGACTTCTAGCACCAGTCCACGACAAAAGATACCTAAAGTAGAACTAATTACTAGTGGAACTGGACCAAATGTTCCTCCAAGGAAAAACTGTCACAAGTCAGCACCTACATCACCCACAGCTACAAACATTTCCTCCAAAACCATCCCTGTTAAGTCACCTAATTtgtctgaaataaaatttaatagttATAACAATGCTGGTATGCCACCTTTTCCAATTATCATTCATGATGAGCCAACTTATGCTCGGAGTTCCAAAAATGCTATCAAAGTTCCCATTGTTATCAATCCAAATGCATATGACAATCTAGCTATCTACAAAAGTTTTCTGGGAACAAGTGGAGAACTCTCAGTGAAGGAAAAAACCACAAGTGTAATAAGCCATacttatgaagaaatagaaacagaaagcaaagtGCCTGATAACACCACTAGCAAAACCACTGACTGTCTTCAAACTAAAGGGTTTTCAAACAGCACAGAGCATAAAAGGGGCTCAGTGGCTCAGAAGGTTCAAGAGTTTAACAACTGTCTCAACAGAGGTCAGTCTTCACCACAGAGAAGCTATAGTTCCAGCCACAGCTCCCCAGCAAAGATCCAGAGAGCCACCCAAGAGCCTGTGGCCAAAATAGAAGGCACTCAGGAGTCTCAGATGGTGGGCAGCAGCAGCactagagagaaagcaagcacagTGCTTTCTCAGATTGTGGCTTCAATCCAACCCCCACAGTCTCCTCCAGAAACACCTCAATCTGGCCCTAAAGCTTGCAGTGTGGAAGAGCTTTATGCCATTCCTCCAGATGCTGATGTTGCTAAGAGTACACCTAAGAGTACGCCAGTCCGGCCCAAATCTCTCTTTACATCTCAGCCTAGTGGTGAGGCTGAAGCACCTCAGACCACAGACAGTCCTACCACCAAAGTACAGAAAGACCCATCCATAAAGCCAGTCACCCCCTCTCCCTCCAAATTAGTGACTAGCCCCCAAAGTGAGCCACCACCTCCCTTTCCCCCGCCACGCTCTACTTCTTCTCCTTACCATGCAGGTAACCTTTTGCAGAGGCATTTCACCAACTGGACCAAGCCAACCAGCCCTACCAGGTCAACAGAAGCTGAATCAGTTTTGCACTCTGAAGGCAGCAGGCGGGCAGCTGATGCAAAACCTAAGCGCTGGATATCATTTAAAAGCTTCTTCCGCCGTCGGAAAACAGATGAGGAGGATGACAAAGAGAAAGAGCGAGAGAAAGGGAAACTGGTGGGCCTGGATGGCACAGTCATTCACatgctgcctcctcctccagttCAGCGCCATCACTGGTTCACAGAGGCAAAAGGAGAGTCCAGTGAGAAACCAGCCATTGTCTTCATGTACAGGTGCGACCCTGCTCAAGGCCAGCTCAGTGTGGATCAGAGCAAGGCTAGGACAGACCAGGCAGCAGTCATGGAGAAGGGTAGAGCAGAGAATGCATTACTACAGGACTCAGAGAAGAAGAGGAGTCATTCTTCTCCATCACAGATTCCTAAAAAGATTCTCAG atga
- the PEAK1 gene encoding inactive tyrosine-protein kinase PEAK1 isoform X2: MSACNTFTEHVWKPGECKNCFKPKSLHQLPPDPEKAPITHGNVKTNANHSNNHRIRNTGNFRPPVAKKPTIAVKPTMIVADGQSICGELSIQEHCENKPVIIGWNRNRAALSQKPLNNNNEDDEGISHVPKPYGNNDSAKMSNNNNGLTEVLKEIAGLDTAPQIRGNETNSRETFLGRINDCYKRSLERKLPPSCMIGGIKETQGKHVILSGSTEVISNEGGRFCYPEFSSGEESEEDVLFSNMEEEHESWDESDEELLAMEIRMRGQPRFANFRANTLSPVRFFVDKKWNTIPLRNKSLQRICAVDYDDSYDEILNGYEENSVVSYGQGSIQSMVSSDSTSPDSSLTEESRSETASSLSQKICNGGISPGNPGDSKDMKEIEPNYESPSSNNQDKDSSQASKSSIKVPETHKAVLALRLEEKDGKIAVQTEKEESKASTDVAGQAVTINLVPTEEQAKPYRVVNLEQPLCKPYTVVDVSAAMASEHLEGPVNSPKTKSSSSTPNSPVTSSSLTPGQISAHFQKSSAIRYQEVWTSSTSPRQKIPKVELITSGTGPNVPPRKNCHKSAPTSPTATNISSKTIPVKSPNLSEIKFNSYNNAGMPPFPIIIHDEPTYARSSKNAIKVPIVINPNAYDNLAIYKSFLGTSGELSVKEKTTSVISHTYEEIETESKVPDNTTSKTTDCLQTKGFSNSTEHKRGSVAQKVQEFNNCLNRGQSSPQRSYSSSHSSPAKIQRATQEPVAKIEGTQESQMVGSSSTREKASTVLSQIVASIQPPQSPPETPQSGPKACSVEELYAIPPDADVAKSTPKSTPVRPKSLFTSQPSGEAEAPQTTDSPTTKVQKDPSIKPVTPSPSKLVTSPQSEPPPPFPPPRSTSSPYHAGNLLQRHFTNWTKPTSPTRSTEAESVLHSEGSRRAADAKPKRWISFKSFFRRRKTDEEDDKEKEREKGKLVGLDGTVIHMLPPPPVQRHHWFTEAKGESSEKPAIVFMYRCDPAQGQLSVDQSKARTDQAAVMEKGRAENALLQDSEKKRSHSSPSQIPKKILRTKLAPRSNFYFS, translated from the exons atgtctgcttGTAACACCTTTACTGAACATGTTTGGAAACCTGGTGAATGCAAGAATTGCTTTAAACCTAAAAGTTTGCACCAGCTTCCCCCAGACCCTGAGAAGGCACCCATCACCCATGGCAATGTGAAAACTAATGCCAATCACAGTAACAACCACCGCATCAGGAACACGGGCAATTTCCGGCCTCCTGTGGCTAAAAAACCCACTATAGCTGTGAAGCCCACTATGATAGTGGCAGATGGGCAAAGTATATGTGGTGAGCTTAGCATCCAAGAACACTGTGAGAACAAACCTGTCATCATAGGGTGGAACCGAAACAGAGCTGCTTTGAGTCAGAAACCACTTAACAATAATAATGAAGATGATGAAGGAATTAGCCATGTTCCTAAGCCTTATGGCAATAATGATAGTGCAAAGATGTCAAATAACAATAATGGACTAACTGAAGTGTTAAAGGAGATAGCAGGCTTGGATACTGCCCCTCAGATAAGAGGAAATGAAACAAACTCCAGAGAAACATTCTTGGGAAGAATAAATGATTGCTATAAACGATCATTGGAAAGAAAGCTTCCACCAAGTTGCATGATAGGTGGGATAAAGGAAACTCAGGGCAAGCATGTTATTCTGAGTGGGAGCACAGAAGTGATTAGTAATGAAGGGGGCCGGTTCTGTTACCCAGAGTTTTCCAGTGGCGAGGAGAGTGAAGAGGATGTACTTTTCAGTAACATGGAGGAGGAGCACGAGAGTTGGGATGAGAGTGATGAAGAGCTGTTGGCCATGGAGATTCGCATGAGAGGGCAACCTCGCTTTGCCAACTTCAGAGCAAACACTTTGTCTCCTGTTCGATTCTTTGTGGACAAAAAATGGAATACCATCCCCCTGCGAAACAAGTCTCTGCAGAGAATCTGTGCTGTGGACTATGATGACAGCTATGATGAAATCCTGAATGGTTATGAGGAAAATTCTGTGGTCTCTTATGGACAAGGAAGCATTCAGAGCATGGTGTCATCTGACTCCACATCACCAGATTCTTCTTTAACAGAAGAATCACGTTCTGAGACAGCCAGTAGTTTATCCCAGAAGATTTGCAATGGGGGAATATCTCCTGGTAACCCAGGAGATTCTAAGGACATGAAGGAAATTGAGCCCAATTATGAAAGTCCCTCTAGTAATAATCAGGATAAAGATTCATCACAAGCTTCCAAAAGCTCAATAAAAGTTCCAGAGACCCACAAAGCAGTCCTTGCTCTCCGATTAGAAGAGAAAGATGGCAAGATTGCTGTACAAACTGAGAAGGAAGAAAGTAAAGCCTCTACAGATGTTGCTGGGCAAGCAGTAACCATAAACCTTGTCCCCACAGAAGAGCAAGCAAAACCTTACCGAGTTGTGAATCTGGAACAGCCATTGTGCAAGCCATATACTGTCGTGGATGTGTCTGCAGCCATGGCCAGTGAGCACCTCGAGGGCCCTGTTAACAGCCCCAAGACAAAAAGCTCATCCTCTACTCCAAACTCTCCAGTCACATCATCTTCATTGACACCAGGACAAATAAGTGCCCATTTCCAAAAATCCAGTGCAATTCGATACCAAGAAGTATGGACTTCTAGCACCAGTCCACGACAAAAGATACCTAAAGTAGAACTAATTACTAGTGGAACTGGACCAAATGTTCCTCCAAGGAAAAACTGTCACAAGTCAGCACCTACATCACCCACAGCTACAAACATTTCCTCCAAAACCATCCCTGTTAAGTCACCTAATTtgtctgaaataaaatttaatagttATAACAATGCTGGTATGCCACCTTTTCCAATTATCATTCATGATGAGCCAACTTATGCTCGGAGTTCCAAAAATGCTATCAAAGTTCCCATTGTTATCAATCCAAATGCATATGACAATCTAGCTATCTACAAAAGTTTTCTGGGAACAAGTGGAGAACTCTCAGTGAAGGAAAAAACCACAAGTGTAATAAGCCATacttatgaagaaatagaaacagaaagcaaagtGCCTGATAACACCACTAGCAAAACCACTGACTGTCTTCAAACTAAAGGGTTTTCAAACAGCACAGAGCATAAAAGGGGCTCAGTGGCTCAGAAGGTTCAAGAGTTTAACAACTGTCTCAACAGAGGTCAGTCTTCACCACAGAGAAGCTATAGTTCCAGCCACAGCTCCCCAGCAAAGATCCAGAGAGCCACCCAAGAGCCTGTGGCCAAAATAGAAGGCACTCAGGAGTCTCAGATGGTGGGCAGCAGCAGCactagagagaaagcaagcacagTGCTTTCTCAGATTGTGGCTTCAATCCAACCCCCACAGTCTCCTCCAGAAACACCTCAATCTGGCCCTAAAGCTTGCAGTGTGGAAGAGCTTTATGCCATTCCTCCAGATGCTGATGTTGCTAAGAGTACACCTAAGAGTACGCCAGTCCGGCCCAAATCTCTCTTTACATCTCAGCCTAGTGGTGAGGCTGAAGCACCTCAGACCACAGACAGTCCTACCACCAAAGTACAGAAAGACCCATCCATAAAGCCAGTCACCCCCTCTCCCTCCAAATTAGTGACTAGCCCCCAAAGTGAGCCACCACCTCCCTTTCCCCCGCCACGCTCTACTTCTTCTCCTTACCATGCAGGTAACCTTTTGCAGAGGCATTTCACCAACTGGACCAAGCCAACCAGCCCTACCAGGTCAACAGAAGCTGAATCAGTTTTGCACTCTGAAGGCAGCAGGCGGGCAGCTGATGCAAAACCTAAGCGCTGGATATCATTTAAAAGCTTCTTCCGCCGTCGGAAAACAGATGAGGAGGATGACAAAGAGAAAGAGCGAGAGAAAGGGAAACTGGTGGGCCTGGATGGCACAGTCATTCACatgctgcctcctcctccagttCAGCGCCATCACTGGTTCACAGAGGCAAAAGGAGAGTCCAGTGAGAAACCAGCCATTGTCTTCATGTACAGGTGCGACCCTGCTCAAGGCCAGCTCAGTGTGGATCAGAGCAAGGCTAGGACAGACCAGGCAGCAGTCATGGAGAAGGGTAGAGCAGAGAATGCATTACTACAGGACTCAGAGAAGAAGAGGAGTCATTCTTCTCCATCACAGATTCCTAAAAAGATTCTCAG GACGAAACTGGCCCCAAGATCAAACTTCTACTTctcataa